The DNA region AGCACCTCATAAAGCAAAAAAGGTAATACTTCCTGCATATTGGGCTTTACTTCCCCGGCTGCAACTTTTTGCTGTAAAATGTCCCCGGCCCTGTTCAGAGCCTTATTGACCAAATCGGTAATCTCATCTTGGTGATCCTGGACAAACCGGTCAACATCAGTGCTCATAAGTAATCCTCCTTTCGCGCAAATAATAATCCTTTTCTTTATATTTTTTACATACTAACTCTTATTTAATGAAAAACTATGTAAACAATATAACATAGGTAAGGGGGTTTATGGTAATTGAAAACGCGCTTTAAGCACTACTTTTTGCACATAACGTTAGTATTCTTGTTGAGCTTGGGGGTTTTTGCCTCTTTCCTATTCGGGCAGCATGCAATGGCCCAAAATAAGACACTTTATTGGGGCAGTACCGGCAATGATGTAAACAAGGCACAGTACAAGCTGAGTCAATGGGGATTCTACAAAGGTGCGGTAGATGGAGTTTACGGAGCAAAAACCAGTCAGGCTGTCAAAAGTTTTCAAGCACGAAACGGTTTAAGTACTGACGGTGTTGTCGGTGATAATACCTGGGAACGCCTTGGCTATGCCGTTAGAGACACCGCCTGGGGATCTCAAAATGAGCAGAAAAAGAAGGCCAATGTTGGCCAATGGTCTTCCACCGGTAATGCTCAGACCAGGGACAAAAACGGAACTTACCTGCTGGCCAAAGTTATCGCCGGAGAAGCAAGGGGTGAGCCGTATCTGGGTAAAGTGGCTGTAGGAGCCGTTATGCTGAATAGAGTTCAAAGTTCTGCATTTCCTAATACCTTAGCCGGTGTTGTATACCAGCCACTGGCTTTTGAATCCGTATCAAACGGTCAGTATGGCCGCCCGGTAGATCAGGAATCTTTGAAGGCGGCCAGGCAGGTAATGAGCGGGTGGGATCCCACCAACGGTGCACTTTATTTTTGGAACCCGGCCAAAAGGGTCAGTCCCTGGATTTGGAGCAGAAACATTACCATGCGTATAGGCAGACACGTTTATGGCATTTAAAGGAGGGATAGTAGTGCGAAAGTGGATGGCTGCTCTCTTGGTAGGCGTACTGGCCGTTGCCGGAGTGGGTTACTGGGGATATAGCCAGTATACAGGTAAGCAGAGAATGGAAGTTGCACTGGCCAATAACTACAACCGCGCATTTTATAATACTCTTGATCATGTGCAAAACCTGGAAGTATTGCTGGCCAAAAGTTTGGTTGCCGCGGACAGGAAGCAGGATGACAAGCTTTTTACGGAAATATGGCAGCAGACAACTGCTGCGCTGGACAATATTACGCAACTACCGGTATCTGACGTGGTTATTGGAAGAACCGCAAAGTTCTTAGCCCAAATGGGTGATTTTACGAGAAATCTGGCTGATAATACGGTAGAAGGTAAAACCCTAACTGATAAGCAGTACGCCAGTTTACAAGAGTTATATCAGCAGGCCGGAGACCTCAACAGTGAATTGCAAAAAGTGGAAACAAAAGTCACTGACGGCACAATTAATTTCCGAGAAATGGCAGGGAGAACCCGGGCTGAGTTAGGCCAAGAAGGAAAACAGCTGGCCAGTGCAAACTTCCAAACCATAGATGAAAAAATGCACAGTTACCCCACATTAATTTATGACGGACCCTTTTCCGACCATTTGCAAAGCAGGGATCCCAAGGCCCTTGGTGATGAAACTGTTGATGAAAATGAAAGTAAAAAAAGGGCGTTGAAATTTATTGACGGCGGGCAAGAAAAGAATTATATAGCCCAGGTTACGGGACAAGTAGAAGGCAACATCCCTGCCTACCGGGTGGAACTTACCCCACGTGAAAATGGTGAAGCTGCAGGCCAGCCGGCTATAATGGATATCTCCAGAAAGGGTGGAAAAGTTATCTGGAGTATTGTTCCCCGGGAGGTGGGAGAAGAGAAATATGATGCGGGACAAGCAAAGGAAAAAGCAAAGCAGTTTCTGGAGCAGCGGGGATACAAGGACATGGTGGCAAGCTATTACCAAAAAAATGATGGTGTAGTCACTTACAACTTTGTCACCGAAAAGGATGATGTTATTGTATATATGGACATGGTGAAGGTATCCGTGGCCCTTGATAATGGCCAGGTAGTAGGAACCGATGCCAGAGGTTATTTAATGGGACACCGTAAACGTGACATTCCTGAGCCCAAGTTGTCGGAACAAGAAGCCAGGGAACTTGTCGGACAAGGGATTGAAGTTAAGAAAAAGGGCCGGCTAGCCTTAATTCCCATGGAAACGTATGAAGAAAAACTAACGTGGGAGTTTGAAGGTAACATGCAGGGTAATATCTTCCTCGTTTATATTAATGCACTTACCGGTGATGAAGAAAGAATTCTGCAGCTTTTTAATACTGATAACGGGCAGTTAACCATGTAAACTTATCTTGTTCACAGATAAATGGAAATGCGGTAAAAAAAGGATTTCGGGTAGCCATTGTCAAAGGCTTACCCGAAATCCTTTTTGAGAAGGTGTTATTTTTTGTTAACATCAAGTCACTACATAAGTATTATCATGACTTTAATAGTGGTAAGCGGTGCCGGTATTTACACGGCAAAATTTGTGCGCACGGCCTCTGATTTTACTGTGGGCGGGAAAAAAATGGGCTCCATATTAATTAGTGGCTCACTGGTGGGAAGCTTTGTTGGCGGGACCAGCACTATAGGGACATCTGAGATGGCCTTTAAATACGGATTTTGCGGCATGTGGTTTACCCTTGGTGCAGGGTTAAGCTGTATATTGATGGCGATACTTCTGACCAGGCCGCTCAGGGAAAAAAATGTAGAAACAGTTTCCCAGTACCTGGCTACTGTTTATGGGAAAAATGTAGCGCCCTGGGTAGCAGTTTATACTTCGGTGGGGATGTTTATTCAAATTGGGGCCCAGGTGTTAGCCGCCATACCCCTGTTGGTTATAATTTTCGGACTGGATGCCACCGGTGCAGCTGCTCTGGCCTCGGCTTTAATTGTGCTGTACGTTATCGCAGGCGGCTTTTGGGCTGCCAGCCTGGTGGGGCTAATCAAGCTTGTTTTAATTTATGTAAGCATGGTGGTAGCCGGGATTATGGGGCTTTCTTTTTTGGGGGGGGGTACCGGCATGTCAGCCGCTTTACCCGCCGAGCCATATTTGAGCTTCTTCCCCAGGGGGGTAGGAACAGAGCTAGCCAGTATTTTTTCCGTGGTCGTTGGTTTTGCCTCAACCCAAACCTATCTACAGCCGCTTTTTGCTGCTTCAGACATTAAATCGGCCCGCCGCGGAGCAATTCTTTCGGGCCTTTTGATACCGGTAATCGGAGTTGCAGCGGTCATGGTAGGGATGTTTATGCGTGCCCGGCATCCTGATATGTCTCCTGCGTCCGCACTGCCCCGTTTTATCTTTGATTATATGCCTCCATGGCTGGGCGGCATTACCGTGGCTACCCTTTTTATATCACTGGTATTAACCGGTGCCGCGCTTAGTTTGGGCATCAGTACGGTCTTGAACCGGGATATTTACTCTCGCTTCCGCCCCTTGGCCAAGGAAAAAGAGATGTTGTTGGTTTCCCGGGGGCTGGTTCTTTTAGTTGGTCTGGGAGTTTTTGTTCTTGTAACTGCCAATATGCATTCTCTAATTCTCAAATGGGCTTTCTTATCTATGGCGCTGCGAGGCGTAACGGTTTTTATTCCCCTGGCCGGGGCCATCTTTTTAGCCGGCCGTGTAAATGCCGTATGGGGACGCGTAGCCGTTGCTGTTGCACCTATGCTGACTATTATATGGGCATTTGCTTTTCCCGCTTCTATTGACCCCCTTTATGTGGGCCTCGTTATTAGTGCCCTCATATTAGGTATAGGTTTTCTTTATAAACGGGATAAGGAGTGCACGCAGCGAACTTACGGCGACGGTAACGGCATCGGACAATAATCGTTGACACCCCCTGAGCCCCGTGCTATAATAACTCTAACTTTTTTGAAAAGTAAGGCAATGATAGGGAAGAAGAGTGCTGTCAATCATTCTAGCGAGCCGGGGGCGGTGAGAGCCCGGTTGAAGAAGGCACTTGGGCCGCCTTTGAGCTGCGGGCTGAAACTTTAAAGTAAGTGTTCTAAAAGGAGCACTTTTTTAAGGGAGTATGCCAGTGCCGGTTAGCCCTCGTTACCGGGCTTTAAGGGGACTGTAAATAATTTATTGTTGCAGTCAACTTGGGTGGTACCGCGAGTATATCTCTCGTCCCTTGTTTAGGGGCGGGAGTTTTTTATTTTTTTAGGTATAAGTGAAAGGAGTGAAAGTGTGATCAAAAAAGAAGAGATTCTCGAACTGCTGGAATCTAATGCAAAATTGACCGTGGAAGAGATTGCCATCATGCTCAACGCGGACACCGAGACAGTACGGGAAGAAATAAGGAATATGGAAGGCAATAAAACAATTTTGAAATATATGACCCTTATCAACTGGGAAAAAGCGGGAGAAGAAAAGGTGGACGCCATGATTGAGGTGCGGATAACGCCACAGCGTGATACCGGTTACGATACCGTGGCGGAACGCATTTACCGCTTTCCCGAAGTCAGAAGCGTCCGTTTAATGAGTGGCACTTACGACCTGGCGGTCTTTGTGGAAGGGAAAACTATGAAGCAAGTAGCGAATTTCGTATCTACAAAATTGGCCACCATTGAAGGGGTGGTAAGCACCACCAGTCATTTTGTGCTAAAGACCTATAAGCAAGACGGTGTAATAATTGATGATGAAGAAGAAGACAGAAGGTTGGTGATTTCCCCGTGAATAATTCCTGGAATGATAAATTAAGTCCTGTAGTTAAGGCCATACCGCCATCAGGCATTAGAAAATTCTTTGATCTGGTTACCGAGACCAAGGGAGTAATCTCGTTGGGGGTAGGGGAACCCGATTTTGTTACCCCTTGGCACATCCGTGAGGCCAGCATCTATGCTCTGGAAAAGGGATACACCATGTATACCTCAAATTCCGGGTTGCTGGAATTGAGAGAAGAAATTAGCAAGGATCTCTCCGGTAGTTACGGTGTTAATTATGACCCCCGTTCAGAGATTCTGGTTACAGTGGGAGTTAGCGAGGCGCTGGATTTGGCTATGCGTGCTATTGTGTGCTCGGGAGATGAAGTTTTAATACCCGAACCTTCATTTGTGTCCTATGCACCTATTGTCTCGCTGGCCGGGGGTACTCCTGTGCCACTGCCCACAACAATGGAAAATGAATTTCGTCTTACCCCGGAACAAGTGGAAAAGGCTATCACCCCTAAGACAAAGGCATTGCTTTTGTCTTATCCCAGCAATCCTACGGGAGCTGTAATGGATAGGAAAGGGCTGCTGGCCCTGGCTGAAATTGCTAAAAGCCATGATTTGATAGTTGTATCCGATGAAATATATGATAAATTAACTTATGTGGGTGAACATACCTGCATGTCCTCGTTGCCGGGCATGAGAGACAGAACTGTTTTACTGAATGGCTTTAGCAAAGCCTATGCCATGACCGGTTGGCGAGTTGCCTATGCTGCAAGTAATCCTGATTTTATCGGTGCTATGACTAAAATTCACCAGTATTCCATCATGTGTGCTCCTATCACTGCCCAAATGGCTGCCATAGAAGCACTGAAAAGCGGACGTCCGGCCATGAAACGAATGGTCCAAGAATTTAGCCGCCGCCGACATCTGGTGATGCAGAGTTTTAAAGAAATGGGGCTGCCTTGTTTTGAGCCCAAAGGGGCCTTCTATGCATTTCCGAAAACCTCGGTGACGGGGCTTTCCTCAGAAGAATTTGCCGAGCAGTTGCTCCAGGAAGAAAAGGTGGCCGTGGTACCCGGCAGTGCCTTCGGTAACGCCGGGGAAGGATTTATCCGTGTGTCGTATGCTTATTCGTCAGATGATTTGAGTGAGGCTTTCCGGCGCATGACCAGGTTTGTCCGCCGCCGGGGCGTGTTTCCAAGAAAAGTAATTGGACCTAGCGGAATAGATTTTGTGCAGAAGGAAGGAATTTGTCAAAATCTATAGAATGACAGAAAAGAAGAACAAAAAGCATTTTTTTAGACGGGATTAACGAGATCACCGGGATAGAGATGAAAACAAAGGAAAAAAACATTAGACAGGATTACAGGATTAGCAGGATACTGAACTAACTTTTTGCATATGGTCCAAAGTTATATTGGTGCTGATGAAGCTATGATATTAACTATAGGAAACAACCATTATACACATCAAGGTAAAGAACTACCAGTAATACTATGAAATACCGACACAAACAAAATCCTGTCAAAAAAACGACCCAAAAGAATCGACCCTAATAATTTTCTTAGAAATCCCATTATTATTTGCACATGAACCAGTTAAATAAAAAAGGGGTGTACCCTGCCCGCCTGTCATTTAGCAGCGGCAGCTTATTGGTTGAAATACCTTTAGTGAGCCGCTGCTGTTTGATCAATGATGATGTCGGGTTTCCGCCATTGTTTTTTTGATCTGTTGAATGTTTGTACAAAGAGAGTTACCCCAGGCTCTGAGAAAGCATGGGGTAATAATTATGTGCTTTAGAACAAGGAAGTGGAGAGCTTATGATTTGGGATATACAACATGAATGCATGGATAGGGAGCAGCTCCAATCACTACAGCTGTTGCGCTTGAAGGAAACAGTGCATCGGGTATATGAGCATGTTCCTTATTATCGCCGGCTTTTTGATGAACATGGTATCAGGCCTGCAGATGTACAGGGTCTGGAAGATGTTGCCAAACTGCCTTTTACCACTAAAACCGCCCTGCGGGATAATTACCCTTACGGGCTTTTTGCCATGCCCATGAATAAAATTGTGCGGCTGCATGCCTCGTCAGGCACTACCGGCAAGCCCACTGTGGTAGGTTACAGTCAAAGGGATCTTGATACATGGTCTGATCTGGTGGCCCGAGTGGCTTGCCAGGCCGGGGTAACCGCAGACGATGTGGTACAGATAACCTTTGGTTACGGCCTTTTTACGGGAGCTTTCGGTCTTCATTACGGGCTGGAGAAAGTGGGCGCCACCATTGTCCCGGCCTCCGTGGGTAATACCGAGCGGCAGATCATGCTTATGCAGGACTTTAACACCACTGCCCTGGTGGGAACACCTTCTTATTGCCTGCACCTTGCTGAAGCAGCAGTGGGAATGGGGATAGACCCTGCCTCTCTGAACATTAGAGTAGGTTTATACGGTTCTGAGGCCTGGACCGAGAGTATGCGTAATGAGCTGGAAAAAGCATGGGGGGCCAAGGCAACGGATAACTTTGGCCTGAGTGAAATAATGGGGCCCGGTGTAGCCGGGGAATGTACAATTGAATCCGGTCTGCACATCAATGAGGATCATTTTTTGGTGGAGGTAATCGACCCCGAGACCGGGAAGCCGCTTGATTACGGTGAAGAGGGAGAACTGGTAATAACAACGCTGACCAAGGAAGCACTGCCTATAATACGGTATCGTACCAGGGATATCACGGTATTAAACCCCCAAAAGTGTGCCTGCGGCCGTACCACGGTAAGGATGCGTAAAGTTATGGGACGTACGGATGATATGCTTATTATTTCCGGGGTCAATGTATTCCCTTCACAAATAGAGACAGTTCTGATGGATATAGACGGTACTACACCGCACTATAAAATAATAGTGGATAAAAAGGGTTATCTGGATTACCTGGAGGTTCAGGTGGAGTTAACCGACGAAATGTTTACCGGGGCCTTCCGCGATCTGGAGGCACTGGAAAGGCGCATCAAGGAGCGTATGCGCAGCGTGCTGCAAATAAACGCGAAAGTACGCCTCCTAGAACCTCGCTCCTTAGAGCGCAGCACGGGAAAAGTAAAGAGAGTGTTTGACTATAGACAAGAAAAATAAAAAGCGTTAAAAGAAAAAAACATTAGACAGGATTACAGGATTAGCAGGATACGGAATTAAATTTTGTTTGTGGTCAATTGTCTATTGTACTAATGAAGCTGCGATAGAATTAGGAGAAACAAAAAAGACAAAAAGCATTTTTTTAGACGGGATTAACGAGATCAGCGGGATAAAGATAAAAAAGAAAAGGGCATTTAGACAGGATTACGGGAATGCCAGGATACGGAACCAAACTTTTTAATATGGTTTAAGTTATATCTGTGCTGATGAAGCTATGATATTAACTATAGGAAAAACCCAAACAAAATCCTATTGTTTGGGTCTTGGCTTATGGGTCTTTTTTTCTTTGACAGGATTACAGGATTTGCAGGATGCTTTAGGGTAGTGCATTGGGGTCTTAAAAAACATTTTTAAATTATTTGTTTTAATATTTTGGACTGGTCCATAAGCTCTGTTTAGGTTATAAAGACTTTCGATTGTATTTTTGTATTTTTTTAACAATCCTGTAGATCCTGTTAATCCTGTCTAAAAAAATTGTTTACCCCAAAGCCTCACATGCAAAGCCTTTTACCCCGCTTATCCCGTTAAAACTCACATGAACCATATACACAAACTAGAATGAAAATTTATTTTCGTAAAAAAACGACCCCTTAATTCAACATCCAATTCCGGAGGTGTAAGCAACGTGAAAGAGTTATATTCCGGTAATGCAGCCATTGCCCTGGGAGCCCTGGAAGCAGGAGTTACCCTGGCCGCAGGATATCCCGGAACACCCAGTACAGAGATACTGGAGAATATCGCCAAATCTAAAGAAATATACTGTGAGTGGGCACCAAACGAAAAAGTAGCCCTGGAAGTGGGCATAGGTTCCAGCCTGGCCGGTGCCAGGACCCTAGTCACCATGAAACACGTAGGGGTCAATGTGGCCGCTGACCCGCTGATGACATTCGCTTATACCGGCGTAAACGGCGGTCTGGTATTAATTTCCGCGGACGACCCGGGCATGCATAGTTCACAAAATGAGCAGGACAACCGCTACTTTGCCAAGTTTGCCAAGATTCCCATTTTGGAACCTTCCGACAGCCAGGAAGCAAAGGATATGGTTCGACAGGGCCTGGAGTTAAGTGAGCTTATGGACATCCCGGTGATGCTGCGCATAACCACTCGCGTTGCCCATTCTCAAACCTTGGTTGCTGCCGGAGAACCTGTGCAGCGTGAAGTACGTAACTACCAAAAGGATGCCAAAAAGAACTTAATGGTTCCTGCATTCGCCCGCATGCGCAGAGTTGATCTGGATAAGCGCCACGAGAAATTACGGGAATATAGCGAAAGCACTCCGCTAAATAAAGTGGAAATGCAGGATAATAAGGTGGGAGTGGTAACCAGCGGTATCAGTTACCAGTACGTTAAGGAATTATTACCCCACGCTTCAGTTTTTAAAGTAGGAATGACCAACCCTTTGCCATTGGATAAGATTAGAGAGTTTGCCATAGCTGTGGACCATTTATACGTAGTGGAAGAACTGGAACCTTTTATGGAAGAGCAAATGCAGATAGAAGGCATTAATTTAGTGGGCAAGGAATTGTTCCCTGTCACCGGAGAATTTTCGCCTGAGCTTTTACGCCAAAAGTTTATTCAAGCAGGAGAACTGGCATCTGACGGCACTGAACACTGTTTTAATGATATGCCGCCTGTTCCTGGACGCCCTCCCGTTCTATGTCCGGGTTGCCCGCACAGGGGAGTTTTCTATACCCTGAAAAAACTGAAGCTTATGGTTACCGGCGATATTGGCTGTTACACCCTGGGCGGTTTGCCGCCTCTGGAAGGTATCGACAGCTGTGTCTGCATGGGGGCAAGTATCGGTATGGCCCACGGTGCCGAAAAAGCAGTGCCTGAAATGCACGGGCGTACGGTAGCCGTTATCGGCGACTCCACCTTTATGCACTCAGGTATTACAGGCCTTTTAAATGTGGTATATAACCAGGGCAATTCCACGGTCATCATCGTTGACAACCGTACCACCGCCATGACCGGACACCAGGACCACCCGGCCACGGGCCGCAACCTGATGGGTGAAGAAGCACCCGAAGTTGACCTGGAAGCACTGTGCCGGGCCATCGGGGT from Bacillota bacterium includes:
- the sleB gene encoding spore cortex-lytic enzyme, encoding MAQNKTLYWGSTGNDVNKAQYKLSQWGFYKGAVDGVYGAKTSQAVKSFQARNGLSTDGVVGDNTWERLGYAVRDTAWGSQNEQKKKANVGQWSSTGNAQTRDKNGTYLLAKVIAGEARGEPYLGKVAVGAVMLNRVQSSAFPNTLAGVVYQPLAFESVSNGQYGRPVDQESLKAARQVMSGWDPTNGALYFWNPAKRVSPWIWSRNITMRIGRHVYGI
- the ypeB gene encoding germination protein YpeB, which translates into the protein MAFKGGIVVRKWMAALLVGVLAVAGVGYWGYSQYTGKQRMEVALANNYNRAFYNTLDHVQNLEVLLAKSLVAADRKQDDKLFTEIWQQTTAALDNITQLPVSDVVIGRTAKFLAQMGDFTRNLADNTVEGKTLTDKQYASLQELYQQAGDLNSELQKVETKVTDGTINFREMAGRTRAELGQEGKQLASANFQTIDEKMHSYPTLIYDGPFSDHLQSRDPKALGDETVDENESKKRALKFIDGGQEKNYIAQVTGQVEGNIPAYRVELTPRENGEAAGQPAIMDISRKGGKVIWSIVPREVGEEKYDAGQAKEKAKQFLEQRGYKDMVASYYQKNDGVVTYNFVTEKDDVIVYMDMVKVSVALDNGQVVGTDARGYLMGHRKRDIPEPKLSEQEARELVGQGIEVKKKGRLALIPMETYEEKLTWEFEGNMQGNIFLVYINALTGDEERILQLFNTDNGQLTM
- a CDS encoding sodium:solute symporter family protein, which gives rise to MLTSSHYISIIMTLIVVSGAGIYTAKFVRTASDFTVGGKKMGSILISGSLVGSFVGGTSTIGTSEMAFKYGFCGMWFTLGAGLSCILMAILLTRPLREKNVETVSQYLATVYGKNVAPWVAVYTSVGMFIQIGAQVLAAIPLLVIIFGLDATGAAALASALIVLYVIAGGFWAASLVGLIKLVLIYVSMVVAGIMGLSFLGGGTGMSAALPAEPYLSFFPRGVGTELASIFSVVVGFASTQTYLQPLFAASDIKSARRGAILSGLLIPVIGVAAVMVGMFMRARHPDMSPASALPRFIFDYMPPWLGGITVATLFISLVLTGAALSLGISTVLNRDIYSRFRPLAKEKEMLLVSRGLVLLVGLGVFVLVTANMHSLILKWAFLSMALRGVTVFIPLAGAIFLAGRVNAVWGRVAVAVAPMLTIIWAFAFPASIDPLYVGLVISALILGIGFLYKRDKECTQRTYGDGNGIGQ
- a CDS encoding Lrp/AsnC family transcriptional regulator codes for the protein MLNADTETVREEIRNMEGNKTILKYMTLINWEKAGEEKVDAMIEVRITPQRDTGYDTVAERIYRFPEVRSVRLMSGTYDLAVFVEGKTMKQVANFVSTKLATIEGVVSTTSHFVLKTYKQDGVIIDDEEEDRRLVISP
- a CDS encoding aminotransferase class I/II-fold pyridoxal phosphate-dependent enzyme, whose amino-acid sequence is MNNSWNDKLSPVVKAIPPSGIRKFFDLVTETKGVISLGVGEPDFVTPWHIREASIYALEKGYTMYTSNSGLLELREEISKDLSGSYGVNYDPRSEILVTVGVSEALDLAMRAIVCSGDEVLIPEPSFVSYAPIVSLAGGTPVPLPTTMENEFRLTPEQVEKAITPKTKALLLSYPSNPTGAVMDRKGLLALAEIAKSHDLIVVSDEIYDKLTYVGEHTCMSSLPGMRDRTVLLNGFSKAYAMTGWRVAYAASNPDFIGAMTKIHQYSIMCAPITAQMAAIEALKSGRPAMKRMVQEFSRRRHLVMQSFKEMGLPCFEPKGAFYAFPKTSVTGLSSEEFAEQLLQEEKVAVVPGSAFGNAGEGFIRVSYAYSSDDLSEAFRRMTRFVRRRGVFPRKVIGPSGIDFVQKEGICQNL
- a CDS encoding phenylacetate--CoA ligase produces the protein MIWDIQHECMDREQLQSLQLLRLKETVHRVYEHVPYYRRLFDEHGIRPADVQGLEDVAKLPFTTKTALRDNYPYGLFAMPMNKIVRLHASSGTTGKPTVVGYSQRDLDTWSDLVARVACQAGVTADDVVQITFGYGLFTGAFGLHYGLEKVGATIVPASVGNTERQIMLMQDFNTTALVGTPSYCLHLAEAAVGMGIDPASLNIRVGLYGSEAWTESMRNELEKAWGAKATDNFGLSEIMGPGVAGECTIESGLHINEDHFLVEVIDPETGKPLDYGEEGELVITTLTKEALPIIRYRTRDITVLNPQKCACGRTTVRMRKVMGRTDDMLIISGVNVFPSQIETVLMDIDGTTPHYKIIVDKKGYLDYLEVQVELTDEMFTGAFRDLEALERRIKERMRSVLQINAKVRLLEPRSLERSTGKVKRVFDYRQEK
- the iorA gene encoding indolepyruvate ferredoxin oxidoreductase subunit alpha, encoding MKELYSGNAAIALGALEAGVTLAAGYPGTPSTEILENIAKSKEIYCEWAPNEKVALEVGIGSSLAGARTLVTMKHVGVNVAADPLMTFAYTGVNGGLVLISADDPGMHSSQNEQDNRYFAKFAKIPILEPSDSQEAKDMVRQGLELSELMDIPVMLRITTRVAHSQTLVAAGEPVQREVRNYQKDAKKNLMVPAFARMRRVDLDKRHEKLREYSESTPLNKVEMQDNKVGVVTSGISYQYVKELLPHASVFKVGMTNPLPLDKIREFAIAVDHLYVVEELEPFMEEQMQIEGINLVGKELFPVTGEFSPELLRQKFIQAGELASDGTEHCFNDMPPVPGRPPVLCPGCPHRGVFYTLKKLKLMVTGDIGCYTLGGLPPLEGIDSCVCMGASIGMAHGAEKAVPEMHGRTVAVIGDSTFMHSGITGLLNVVYNQGNSTVIIVDNRTTAMTGHQDHPATGRNLMGEEAPEVDLEALCRAIGVKRVKVVDPLDLEQLKDTVKTEVADPGPSVIIARRPCALLSKEPEGPAIEVDADTCEGCKACLRLSCPAISVTDDKAQVDPNTCNGCGVCMQVCKFGAMVKGGNANA